A part of Candidatus Saccharibacteria bacterium genomic DNA contains:
- a CDS encoding P1 family peptidase, producing MDNKTLTALNGVRVGHATHLDKLTGCTVILFDKPYQVAYKAYGGAVGAYGTEAVRAEKTNYGQDGIFIAGGSNTGLMSASEIMECLRRDQKGSRSGKDKQIFNPSITGAIVYDQGMNVALYDPVYGREAYENAGKDPVLSGNVGAGTGTSVGKFRWVENGTKTGAMKAGVGSARVDLGNGIIVVALSVVNALGNVIAPNGEVIAGNRDENTRFKPYEDLIEVVTGDISNTTISVVGINIDLGSKLHLEKVAHLASHGQVRAINPVHTSSDGDTVFVFSTGELKNPFNGKLQYFQETDDSLYTQADIIGHAAARAVQESIYDACRSAETVQFEQAYKGVIPAAKDYDGND from the coding sequence ATGGATAACAAAACTTTAACTGCCCTGAATGGTGTTCGTGTTGGACATGCAACACACCTAGACAAACTGACAGGCTGTACTGTAATTCTTTTTGATAAGCCATACCAAGTCGCTTACAAAGCCTACGGAGGAGCTGTCGGCGCATATGGAACAGAGGCAGTTAGGGCAGAGAAGACGAACTACGGTCAAGATGGCATTTTCATTGCTGGCGGCAGCAACACCGGCCTAATGTCGGCAAGCGAAATTATGGAGTGCCTACGCCGCGATCAAAAAGGCTCGCGCTCCGGCAAGGACAAGCAGATCTTCAACCCGTCGATAACAGGCGCAATTGTCTATGATCAGGGTATGAATGTAGCGCTATACGACCCCGTGTACGGACGCGAGGCATATGAAAACGCCGGCAAAGATCCAGTGCTAAGCGGTAATGTTGGTGCAGGTACTGGCACTTCGGTTGGTAAGTTTCGCTGGGTTGAGAATGGAACAAAAACTGGTGCTATGAAAGCAGGTGTTGGCTCGGCTCGTGTAGATCTGGGCAATGGCATAATTGTTGTCGCACTATCGGTCGTTAATGCACTCGGCAATGTAATTGCGCCTAACGGCGAGGTTATTGCCGGTAATAGGGACGAAAACACCAGGTTTAAGCCATATGAGGATTTGATTGAGGTTGTAACTGGGGACATATCAAACACAACAATATCTGTCGTTGGCATAAATATAGACCTAGGCAGTAAATTACATTTGGAAAAAGTCGCACACCTTGCCTCTCACGGACAAGTTCGTGCCATAAATCCTGTACACACTTCGTCTGACGGCGACACTGTTTTTGTATTTAGTACTGGCGAATTGAAAAATCCATTTAATGGTAAGTTGCAATATTTCCAAGAAACAGACGACAGCTTATATACTCAAGCTGATATTATTGGACACGCTGCTGCGCGTGCGGTGCAGGAAAGTATTTATGACGCTTGCCGTTCGGCGGAAACTGTACAGTTTGAGCAGGCGTATAAAGGCGTAATACCAGCGGCGAAAGATTATGACGGAAATGACTAA
- a CDS encoding neutral zinc metallopeptidase, whose product MANWDTISGNGDVEDRRGTTPAIAFAGGGGLVVLLLTLGLNFLGLNIPQSTVEDVLSGVQALGTTQATPQEQATEFRGVDSYELFTKKVLGSTNTLWDGVFAQNNLSYIHPKLVLFRQATQSGCGVATTQVGPHFCPNDSTIYLDETFFDELHTRFGADTGEVAQAYVIAHEVGHNVQNQLGAFDNRVAQTQQGSVAIELQADCYAGVWAYSIAKQGVFQGNEIEQALGAAAAVGDDHIQQVETGYTNPETWTHGSSAERVAAFTKGYTTGKPSTCQGF is encoded by the coding sequence ATGGCGAATTGGGATACGATTTCAGGTAATGGGGATGTTGAAGATAGGCGCGGTACAACGCCAGCTATTGCTTTTGCGGGTGGCGGTGGGCTAGTCGTGCTACTTTTGACACTTGGATTAAATTTTCTTGGCCTCAATATCCCTCAATCAACAGTAGAGGATGTTTTAAGCGGCGTACAAGCACTTGGCACTACTCAAGCTACGCCTCAGGAGCAAGCAACTGAATTCCGCGGCGTCGACTCTTACGAATTATTCACGAAGAAAGTACTAGGAAGCACGAACACACTTTGGGATGGGGTTTTTGCGCAAAACAATTTGTCGTACATTCATCCAAAACTTGTGCTATTTCGCCAGGCTACGCAGTCGGGCTGCGGCGTTGCCACAACACAGGTTGGACCGCATTTTTGCCCGAATGACAGCACGATCTACCTAGACGAAACATTCTTTGATGAACTTCATACTCGGTTTGGAGCTGACACTGGTGAAGTCGCTCAAGCTTACGTGATTGCTCACGAGGTTGGACATAATGTTCAGAATCAACTCGGAGCTTTTGATAATCGTGTCGCCCAGACTCAGCAGGGTTCAGTGGCTATCGAACTACAAGCAGACTGTTATGCGGGGGTATGGGCGTATTCGATTGCAAAACAGGGTGTGTTTCAGGGTAATGAAATTGAGCAGGCACTCGGCGCGGCTGCTGCTGTTGGTGATGATCATATCCAGCAAGTCGAAACGGGATATACCAACCCAGAAACTTGGACACATGGAAGTAGCGCTGAGCGCGTAGCTGCTTTCACAAAAGGCTATACAACGGGCAAGCCTTCAACGTGTCAGGGCTTTTAG
- a CDS encoding HIT domain-containing protein produces the protein MTEMTNYTGTDFYCDVAIAGKLELAKEYESNNVLAFHHTRPFWPVHIVVVPKKHIGSFTTLSEQDEAILQEIISALKSVASKVEQEYRSARILTNLGNYQDSKHLHFHISSGEQLR, from the coding sequence ATGACGGAAATGACTAATTATACTGGTACAGATTTTTACTGTGATGTCGCTATTGCGGGCAAGCTTGAACTAGCTAAAGAATACGAGAGTAATAACGTACTTGCCTTTCATCATACAAGACCATTTTGGCCTGTTCATATCGTAGTTGTACCGAAAAAACATATCGGTTCATTTACGACACTTTCGGAGCAAGATGAGGCAATTCTGCAAGAAATAATCTCTGCGTTGAAGTCTGTTGCCTCAAAAGTTGAACAAGAGTATCGCTCAGCAAGAATACTCACAAATCTAGGTAACTACCAAGACTCAAAGCATCTACATTTTCATATCAGCAGCGGTGAACAACTCCGCTAG